The sequence below is a genomic window from Lepus europaeus isolate LE1 chromosome 20, mLepTim1.pri, whole genome shotgun sequence.
TAAAGAGTAAAAcaaaactctgcttttaaaaacttTGATGAAAAAGCAGTATTTCAagagccagcattatggcatgctgggcaaagctactgcctgtggtgccagcatcccctatgggcactagtttgtgtccaggctgctccacttctaatccagctctctgctgatggcctggaaaaagcagtggaagatgacccaagtgtttgggtccctgctgcccacgtaggagatgggatgaagcctctgactttggcttggtccaacccgggccattttagccatttgaggagtgaaccagtagataacagatctctctttgtctccctctcttgctctctctttcaaataaataaatctttagaaaaatactaTTTCCAACTGTCTGGTCACCAGAAGTGCACCGTTATCAAAACTGCACACACTTCTCTTGGGGTCTGCGGCACCTGCAGCTGTCTCTGCTTGGTCTGTGTTAGTGTCTCCATTTTCTGCAGGGCCATCCCCACCCTTGCCAGCATCAACTCTTCCCCTTTTCCCTTTgggcacctctctctctttttggcaGGAGCCTCGTTTAGGCTTGGGTTCTGCCTTTGGAGGAGCAGGTTCAGCAGACAACCTGGCAGATTCTTCTTTGTGGTCTTTCACTCCAGGCTGATCTCCTTCAGAATCCCCTTCATTCTTTCTCTTGGCCCCGGTGGTGGCAGTAGCACTGACCAGGACCtaggcactgggcacagggaTGCACTGGGGTGCGGCTTTGGCCAATCCAATAGTCATTCTTGCCTCTTATTCTTTATGCTGTTTGAGATCCAGAGCAGTGTAAAGGTGTTTTAAATcctatttattctttcattaatCATCTCTATTAATTTGGACCTCATGGTGGGCACTGTGCCAGGTGCTTTGGAGACAATAGTGGGTAAGATAGACACAGTACCTGATCTTTTGATGTTTGCTGTCAGCCTATATATttgcaattatatatatatatatatacacacaattatATATTGATAGATTGATTCCCTTTCTGTACAGTTGCCACCTCTGTAAAAACTTTCTGTAGCCTCCTTACTGTCCAGAGAAAACCATCCAAAGTTACTAGCCTCAAATGTCCACACCTTCAAATTCATCTCCCATAGTTCACCCACAGAGCCCCTCTAGGCCCGCTATTTTGTCTACTTGTAAATGCACTGTACAATTCCTTGTTTGGGCTCCTTAGTTTGTGCCATTCCTTCTACTTGACATAGCTTCCCCCTAACTTATTTAGGTGTCACATTTTTTCTCTCCAGCTTTACTGAAGTATAATTGACGAGTGAAAATGGTGTATGTTTAA
It includes:
- the LOC133749374 gene encoding non-histone chromosomal protein HMG-17-like → MAMLISFIMEITPPPPQVLVSATATTGAKRKNEGDSEGDQPGVKDHKEESARLSAEPAPPKAEPKPKRGSCQKEREVPKGKRGRVDAGKGGDGPAENGDTNTDQAETAAGAADPKRSVCSFDNGALLVTRQLEIVFF